The genome window AAAATGTAGAAAATACCATCATCATCGCAAAAAATAAATACTTTTGTATGTTAATCATTTTTAAACTCATACTATAGGTTTGTTTTTTTGATTAATTTTGACGCAATTTATAAAAAATAAGTTTTTCAATTTGTTTACAAAGGCAATTAAATCGATTTTATTTTTTAGTCCAGTTATGGTTTGCACCGTTTCTTTTGGACAAGTTAAGCAAAATAATAACGATAAAGATCACTCTAAGATAGTTTCTGATTCAGTAAAATTAGATACTATTATCCCTGTAAAAGAGAAATTAGAGTTTGTGGTAGAGCACAATTCCGAGGACGAAATACATAATCGTAAAAAACGTATGACTTACCTTTTGCGTAAGGCACATGTAGTTTACGGCGATATGACTATTGATGCAGATTATATCGAACTAAATTGGGATACAGGTGATGTATATGCCGAAGGTAAGCGCGATTCTATTGGGAATATTATTGAAAAAACTAAGTTTACACAAGGTCAACAAGAAATTTTGCAAGATGCTTTCAAAGTAAATTTCAAAACGAAAGTTGGAATTGCGTATAACATTCGCATGACGCAAGAAGATGGAATCATCATTGCTGATAAAGCGAAACGTGTCAATGATTCGGTAATGTTATTAAAACGTGCCGATTTTACAACGGATACTTATTTTAAAGAAGGAAAAGATACTCGACCAGATTATTTTCTTCGTGCCAAAGAAGGAAAAATGATTGATAAAAATGGTAAGAAAACATTGATTACCGGACCTATCAATATGTGGATTTATGACGTACCGACACCCTTAGCATTACCATTTGGTTACATACCAGCGATGGGTGCAAAACGTGCCGCAGGTATTTTGATGCCTCGCCCAGGTGAACGTACAAATCTTGGTTTCTTTATCGAAGATTTAGGATTTTATGTTCCATTTGGAGATAATTTTGATTTAAAACTTTCGGGGGATGTTTATACAAAAGGTAGTTGGGCTGCTAGAGCCGAGTCTACCTATAAAAAACGTTATAAATACAATGGACGACTTGCAGCCAATGTAGAAAATCGCTTAACTGGTATCAAAGGTCTTACAGAAGGTTCTAATGCGTTTTCTAAACAAAATATGTTTGGTGTAATGTGGTCGCATAGCCAAGACCCAAAAGCAAATCCATATTGGTTATTCAATGCCAATGTTAACTTTTCGAGTTCGAAATATTACCGTGAATCTGTACGAAATCAATACATCAATACTGGACAAGTTTTTACAAACAACGTCAACTCGTCTATCAACTTAACAAAAAACTTTGAGAATGCACCTCTAACAGCTCAATTGAGTATGTCGCACTCTCAAAACTATAATACTGGAGATATTAACATTGCATTTCCTCGTTTCAATTTGACAATGTCTCGTATTTTCCCTTTTGCAAAGAAAAATATGCCAAAAGAAGGTTTAATTCAAAATCTTGGTTTAACGTATAG of Empedobacter falsenii contains these proteins:
- a CDS encoding putative LPS assembly protein LptD gives rise to the protein MTQFIKNKFFNLFTKAIKSILFFSPVMVCTVSFGQVKQNNNDKDHSKIVSDSVKLDTIIPVKEKLEFVVEHNSEDEIHNRKKRMTYLLRKAHVVYGDMTIDADYIELNWDTGDVYAEGKRDSIGNIIEKTKFTQGQQEILQDAFKVNFKTKVGIAYNIRMTQEDGIIIADKAKRVNDSVMLLKRADFTTDTYFKEGKDTRPDYFLRAKEGKMIDKNGKKTLITGPINMWIYDVPTPLALPFGYIPAMGAKRAAGILMPRPGERTNLGFFIEDLGFYVPFGDNFDLKLSGDVYTKGSWAARAESTYKKRYKYNGRLAANVENRLTGIKGLTEGSNAFSKQNMFGVMWSHSQDPKANPYWLFNANVNFSSSKYYRESVRNQYINTGQVFTNNVNSSINLTKNFENAPLTAQLSMSHSQNYNTGDINIAFPRFNLTMSRIFPFAKKNMPKEGLIQNLGLTYSMQAGNEVNTNDKDIFTDKMWKDQMRMGANHKIGLQTGITLANYFPLTLSSDYNEVWGDNRLIKNYNSVNGKVEDTTLKGFNSYRTFNFNASVSTNIYGLYLNPNKDAKILGIQHVITPSIGYSYTPDFQSQSWGYYKAYQNQNQEEVWYNQYQNMLYGVSIPGLTNSLNFGLSNNLEMKIKDSNDPKGFKKVKIFEYLRLSSSYNFSADEFKLSPISINGMTSLFDRKVNVQFSSTVNPYKIQRYINAEGSEVAQYIDELGLGNLRISNMTLGTGYTFDNSTFGGKRFDAKNYKKRGTVRDENFYYDSDNYAQFAIPWSLTANLSYNYSKGTERKGSSTGSIAMNGKISPTPYWAISANATYDFIKSEITYVRFGFERDLRSFTLSFNWTPMGTYKSYDFFIGIKASILQDLKYNDRSRLNY